The SAR324 cluster bacterium genome includes the window CCGAAAACCCTAATGGACTGTCAGACGATGGATACTGCATCTCCGGCACAGTGCCCCCTAAATGCGTTGCTCCAATGGCACGGTAATCCTTCCGATGCGCAAGATGCTGGCCCATAGGGACAGCCGTAATTTCGCCAGAAAAGGAAACTGGAGTCTTCTGGATATGGTTGTTATGCGCAAGTAAAAGTATCTTCAAATCTGGATCTGCGTGAAGAAGTTTCTCAACGGTAATAGCTGTGAATACCTCACGAACGGAGGTATCACCTTCGAGTGACGTACCATCAAAGAGCTTCTTCATGGTGCGCAGTGTTTCGAGCGTATGTTCAATCGAAAAGACAGACTCAGAAGCCCTTTGAAACAGTTCATTTCCACCTCGCTGGATTAGAACTGGTGCCAATGCAGATAACCGCAACTTTATCCGAATAATCTGGGAGAAGGCTTGATTCTGAATAGCAGGATCCAGTTCACCCCATTGCGTGGATGAAATCACGGGGGATTCGCCAGAGATGGACTCCAAAGATTGGATTAACGCATCGACATCCGGCTTCAAAATAGGGTCCAGCAACTCAATAGCTGCGGTCAGCTTCTGCAAGTCATCAAGTGGGTTCAGCGTATTGGGCAAATCAACGCCAACTACCATAATTTTCTTTTCAGCTTCTAAGAGATAAGATTTGAGCCAAGTCAGCACCGACCCATATAGAGCAAAGGTCAATGGGTTCGTGATTTCCTCCAGCTTATCTGTGGCCGGTGAGGCGTTGAGCCATTCGGTAATCCGGTTACCCTGAACGGCCCCACACTCCAGCCCAATTGCATTAAACTCGTGCACCTCTACAAAATATCGGATGAAACTGGCTCTGGCCAAGGAGAATTCAGAAACAAAGTGAGCCCCTTCGCCAATCCCTATAACCCTGGAAGATTGGGCCATCGAGGCAAGATCTTCAAGCTCACTGAAATCCAGTTTACAAGGCTGCAATAGTGTTCTGATTGTTCTGTATGGCATATGTTCGCCTCAATACCTTCATTATAATGGGTCTGATGTTCTAGTTCCCGGGTCACGGTGCATAACGCTGCGCTCACCGGCGGCAATGGAGCGCAGCGGAATTTCCGTCCGGTGCAGCGCATTGTTAGCCATTTGATTACCCTCAAATGTTATTTAAGTGGCGCAGCCACTTCCATAGGGTTTAATCCATTTGCCGCCCAAGCAATAGCTTGATTTTGGTTGAGTTTATTCAGACGTTCCATGTCAGTTGTAGAAATTTCAAAATCAAATATATTGAAATTTTCTCGGATACGATCAGGCTTGCTACTCTTGGTAAGCACGCAATAACCATGTTGCATACCCCACCTTAGTAGCACTTTTGCTTCTGCCATACCTAGTTTGGTAGCAATATCATTAATAACGGTTTGGGCTTCCTGCTTGATTTCGGCAAGAACCTCCCCACCCTGTCCTTCTTCAACACGCCATGTTGACAGGGGAGCAAGTGAGCTATAA containing:
- a CDS encoding erythromycin esterase family protein, translating into MPYRTIRTLLQPCKLDFSELEDLASMAQSSRVIGIGEGAHFVSEFSLARASFIRYFVEVHEFNAIGLECGAVQGNRITEWLNASPATDKLEEITNPLTFALYGSVLTWLKSYLLEAEKKIMVVGVDLPNTLNPLDDLQKLTAAIELLDPILKPDVDALIQSLESISGESPVISSTQWGELDPAIQNQAFSQIIRIKLRLSALAPVLIQRGGNELFQRASESVFSIEHTLETLRTMKKLFDGTSLEGDTSVREVFTAITVEKLLHADPDLKILLLAHNNHIQKTPVSFSGEITAVPMGQHLAHRKDYRAIGATHLGGTVPEMQYPSSDSPLGFSVKLADADEIQWDSVEQHIISVRGVAGSCLVFSNDLKGASRVRSQSASVETNVSDAFDAIFCVPGANQDKLVDL